A window of Ascochyta rabiei chromosome 6, complete sequence genomic DNA:
GCGCGACAATCGTTTCAGTCGCAGTTCTTCGTCGTAGGGTACGTCGAGGATTACGAAGGTGGGTATGTTTGATTTGGTGGCGTCGACGAGCTGGGTGATCTTGGACAGGCACGAGCGGCCAGAACCGCAGATGTAGACTGCGGAGGGGGTAAGCAATAGGAGCATGGCGGCTGTGCAGGAGCTGCGTACCTTCATTGAACATGGACAGGATGGCCTCGACATTGGCGTGCACCTCGACAGGCGGCGCCTTGCCCAGGGCAAAGTAGCTCTGTCCGACGTTGCCTGTGCTGGTTCTGGCGATGAGAGAGCTCGACAGCGTCTCTCGTCTCACGTGCTCGTCGTTGGCGCGCCGGTCGACGTAGATGACGTTGCATGCGCCATGTTCCATGGTCTCCACCTATGCGGCGGCGACGGGCCGCGCAGAGGGGGAGTAGGCGGATGGGCAGGGTTGGCGGGAGGGTGGAGGAGGGTGTCGCAATGGGTGGTGTGGAGGATGCAGGGCCAGCGAGGGGGATGTGCGGCAGGCGCTGGCGGCAGTGGTGGTGGAGGCCAATGGCAGGTCTGGAGGGTTGCGACGGGGCGCGTTCGCTCGACAGCTCAGCAGACGAAAGCAGCCGCGGCGGGCGTGGGGGAGCGCAGAGCGTCAGAGACCgaagcagaggcagaggcagaggcagaggcagaggcagaggcagaggcagaggcagaggcagaggcaagACCAGGACCGGGAGCAAGCACAGGGACTGGAGCTGAGATGCGATCTGAAACGTCGACGGCGAGGGCAAGGCCAGGGGCCCCGGTGACACAGAGGGAAGCGGTGCCAGCAGGCGCACTAGCGTTGTGCGGGCGGCCAGGAAGGTGCGGGCGGCCAGGAAGGCGCGGGCGGCCAGGAAGGCGCGAACGGCGGAAGGTGTGCGCGGGCAGCGGTGGGCGCGGGCAGCGGGCGGTCGAAGGTgtgcggcggtggtggtggtagtggtggtggtggtagtggtggtggtggtagtggtggtggtggtggtgatgttcgtggcggtggtgcgtaggcgtggtggtggtggtggtggtggtggtgttggggTATGCTGTGGGCGCTGGGTGCTGGGCGCTGGGTGCTGGGCGCTGGAGTACGGGGGGTGCGGCGTCAGTGTCGCAAGCAGCGGCGCGCTCGCGGAGTGGGCAGGCCTGTGAGCAGCATCGGGCGCACAGCAGAAGCACGGCGAGCGGACGGGGCCAGCGCAGAGGCAGGCGGGGGGCAGGGCGCGTCTTGGGGCTCTACCTAGGCGTGGGTGTCGAGGTGTGGAGAGAGAGGGCGTGGGAGACTAGAGGGTGGTTCTGTGTGGGTACGACTCGACGACGAAAGCAGTATGGGGGCTCATCCTTCCCCACTCGGCACctcagcagctgcagcaCGGCGAAGCTGGTTCGAAGCGGGTTCGAAGCGGGTTCGAAGCGGGTTCGAAGCGCCACGCCCTTCCAGAAGCTTTTCTCTCCGCTTCCTCCTCGGCCTGCCCATGGCCGTGCTTGAGCCTTGTGGCCAACGAGCAGCTGCGCACATCGCCCCTTCCTCGCCGGGCCCACGCCCCCCTTTCCCAACCCACCCAGCGCACGCAGCTGTCAGGCTCACCTcgtccgccgccgccgcccgtCCGTCGCGCTGCTGTTGGCCAGTCTGGCCCGCCTAGCCTGGCccgccctgccctgccctgtcCGCCCTGCACGCCTGCACGCCTGCACGCCGCCGGCCGCTTCTGAAACAATGCAGAACACAGCCTGTGCTTACCTGAACGCTTCCCTCCTGTCTCTAGCGCGTTGCTTGGCGTGCTGCCTGCGTCTGACACccacacaccacaccacgCACCACGTCTCGCCTCAGCTgctgtcctgtcctgtcctgtctcGTCCGGTCCTGTCTTGTCCCGTCCTGTCTGTCCTGTCTGTTCTGTCTGTCTTGTCCCGTCctgtctgtcctgtcctgtcctgtctgCCCTATCTGTCCTGTCTGTCCTGTCTGTCCTGTCTGTCCTGTCTGTCTTGTCCCGTCCTGTCTGTACTGTCTGTCCTGTCTGCCCTATCTGTCCTGTCTGCCCTATCTGTCCTGTCTGCCCTATCTGTCCTGTCTGCCCTATCTGTCCTGTCTGCCCTATCTGTCCTGTCTGCCCTATCTGTCCTGTCTGCCCTATCTGTCCTGTCTGCCCTatctgtcctgtcctgtctgtcctgtcctgtcctgtctgCCCTATCCTGTCCCCGCCCACCTCGCCACTGCAGCGTCCTCCTGCTACCTACCCCACCGCTGCGTGAAAGCACAGAAATAGAAGACACAAAAACAGAAACGAGCGCGCTCGGAGACAGCTCCCTCACCCTTCACCCGTCTCACTAGCGCCCACTGCAGATCCGTCCGCTGCCACCGCTGCTGGCATTCTTCGGGCCGCTTGCGGAGCTTGCGTTGCCGTGCGTTGCGTCTTGATCGACATGGCTGATCCTCGGTCGCGTGCCAGCAGCATGCACGCCTCACACCTTGCTTCCTCCCATCCATCATCCATGCACGCCCCATCCTTGCTTCACCTGCACCTGTCGCCCATCAACACCGCGCTACCTAACACGGTACCCTACTTGCACCCTCCTAATGACACGACCGCCTTCTGAAAACTGCCCTCCGCCCCTATACTCACGTCCACATAGCCACCTTAACACCAGAAGGGCAGGTGCACTCGCGCCTACCACTCCCCCGGGTCGCGCTACACGCAACCAGAAAGGGCCCTCGACCCGGCCTGCATCAACACTCGGCACCCTCTCCGCTGGATCCAGCCAGGAGCAGCTACAGGATACCAAGACCGTCTAGAGTCTCGACTACCAAAGCGTCATGCGTCTCAGCCTTACCGAGCGCTTTCGTGTGTCTCTCGTCCAACGCCGTGTTCCTCGTCGGCTTGCCCTCGCCGGCCTTGTCGGCCTCTAGCGCGATACCCGGTCACGCCTCACCGACGAGGCTGTCGATCGACTGCCCATGTCAGCTGGATTTCGGACTTCGCTGCCGATTCGGAAGTGACCTGCCGTCTGCCATCGACTGCTCCACCACCCTCGCCCCAACATCGGTCGCGACTTCGGCCCTGCTGAACAACTGCCCATGTCCTTGCTCTCAGCCAGGGGCTCGGTAGATGACATGTAGATGCACTCGATACTGTCATTCAACACGCCTTTGATGAGCACACGATGATGAGTGCTATGGATGCTGATGCCAATGTCCATGTCCACTGCTGGCCGTCCGTCGTATGGACGGCCACAACCCACAACACTAGACAGTGCTCATCCATACAACGGACGGCCACAACCCACAACACTAGACAGTGCTCATCCATACAACGGACGGCCACAACCCACAACACTAGACAATGCTCACCCATGCTCCCTGCACCATGCCCTCcccacctcccctccccACTCTAATTACTTGAACTCCGCCTGAGGATGCATGCCGTCAGGAATCTCTACGCCCTTGGTGTACGCAGTCTGGTTCTTCAGCTTCCCCCAAGTCTGCACAACGGCCGGTAGTACGGTCCTGCCAGCGTGCTTCGCCTCACTGTTGGGCACTGGCCACGGTACCGATGTGTTCTTGTTGTTCAGCTGTCCCGCGTAGCTGCTGTTGAAAAACATCTGCGAGAACGGCACGGCGCCACTCCACTTCCGCAGGCTATCGCCCGTCTTCTCCGCTACGAACTTGTACACGTTGGCGCCGACATCCCATCGTCCCAGGTTGTGGAGGCCCCAGTTGGCTTGCACAGTCGACAGCTCGCTATAATGGTTGTAGTACGTGTCATCAGTAGTACCGACAAGCTGCTCCGGCACAGCATCCCCAAGCAACAGACCCACAATCCGGTTCTGCTGAGCGTAGGAGTGGTTCTCATCAAACGTCACAACAACGAGCGTCTTCTTCACTGTTCTGTTTCAGTACGGCGATAGGCCTGCGCCAAGAGTGGCAACCTACTGAAGTTCTTGTTGTTCAACAGCGGCTCAAGGAAGTTTCGAGTCCACGTGCCAGCAACGGTAACAGTGGAGTCGTGTCCGTCACTGGTCATGTTCGGCGTAATGAACATCCATTGGGGCAGCTGGTTGTTCGCGAGGTCCTCTTGGAACAAGGTCAAGTTCTTGATGTTTGCCAGCCTCTCCGGCTTCTGCGCAACCGAATCGTACAGCACAGCTGGGTTGTGCTTGCGCACGTACATGTTGGCTCCCGACTTCTGGTTGCGGTAGTCGAAGCCTTGGTATCCGGTATACGGCATGTCTACTGGTCGTCAGTACAGCTGCCTTGACAACGCCCGCTACGCTTACCTTCCTGGTACTCTCCCCAGCTGATCCCCTGGTCCTCCAACAGATCAACCACGGTGGAGACATTCGAGGGAATCTTGATCATGTCATCATGATTGACGCCGTAGTAGTCGCCAGAGACTGCAGCG
This region includes:
- a CDS encoding Acid phosphatase — encoded protein: MLSQAIFSLALLATQGLAKKDWVKGKAFDRIAIIWLENTDYDLAIGDPNLAALAKKGISLTNKFAVTHPSMPNYAAAVSGDYYGVNHDDMIKIPSNVSTVVDLLEDQGISWGEYQEDMPYTGYQGFDYRNQKSGANMYVRKHNPAVLYDSVAQKPERLANIKNLTLFQEDLANNQLPQWMFITPNMTSDGHDSTVTVAGTWTRNFLEPLLNNKNFMKKTLVVVTFDENHSYAQQNRIVGLLLGDAVPEQLVGTTDDTYYNHYSELSTVQANWGLHNLGRWDVGANVYKFVAEKTGDSLRKWSGAVPFSQMFFNSSYAGQLNNKNTSVPWPVPNSEAKHAGRTVLPAVVQTWGKLKNQTAYTKGVEIPDGMHPQAEFK